In the genome of Drosophila yakuba strain Tai18E2 chromosome 3R, Prin_Dyak_Tai18E2_2.1, whole genome shotgun sequence, one region contains:
- the LOC6537178 gene encoding uncharacterized protein LOC6537178 isoform X2, producing the protein MHLCEFPSANVEEENRRPEKAAAAASKKQKHKQQKSRPRGSHSMPYESMHHHQSAAAAVAAGTTPNGMLDALSLQLRDAEMRRTEIERAHQETLAQIRNLSGSARPDAEAVENLQSRARELEKKVALENVRCEELQIELTSALKAKQASRSACSGMGGVSSGGGATIPTSASSSTVTWAPTISHQDQGTEIDIIMAKIEQDNRVLAELEQPRTSASASMSALPPSSMLSTVNSEFRTISKSELEEELNRYKRAVLGGGGGGGGGGGGGGGGMSALSSGYSSLPQSLASTLPNGGASTSLSGTSLGSHSAAAAAAAHSVSAGPGGVVGGGGGQGGLSSISALVPNSISGISSSLSSHAIQSMQYGTGQTSVEKLLSGTSGITGIPPLPVNIHTMKAMPTALSQSTTMPLLSLNSHNLPPAGSTSYSALGAGGGTSLTHPTMANLGLLDTGTLLGTAGLSGLGVGPGVGGITGATSLYGLSGGGGAGGLGSSYGPPFLDVASSASYPFTAAALRQASKMKMLDEIDIPLTRYNRSSPCSPIPPNNWGLDEFTDGLSVSMMHNRGGLALGALDLDTRNHGLNGASEPQVDMLDIPGKGRCCVFIARFPYDPPDVHNEFLSMPCREAEGELSLCAGDYLLVWTSGEPQGGYLDAELLDGRRGLVPASFVQRLVGDDLLEFHQAVLSTLRDAEDGSMQCDTTSLPSLPPHNPLLTHTHEDLARLSETHTDLEHDQDDISDNVPAPKHLTLERQLNKSVLIGWSPPEPVGYNLIDSYHVYVDGVLKVTVKANERTRALIEGVDSTRPHRISVRSVTQNRQTSRDAACTMIIGRDTAHLGPSAVRASHITCSSAVISWLPANSNHQHVVCVNNVEVRTVKPGMYRHTITGLAPSTQYRVTVRAKHLRAVGQHAANVGQSVVGAGRPGQEEAPGAYADFRTLTKGLPDPPQEIQLEAGPQDGTILVTWQPVNRPTSTGPVTGYAVYADGKKVTDINSPTGDHALIDIGKLGVFNPRAVTIRTKSRDSQSADSAPILIPNTVRNAVARRGPNQMGMGPQLPQGPHGMPVQQQMGGMPGQPGQQGQHMMGGQQQDHGQYDPNQMQQQGMQPGQPGQPGHQPDGGSGLLGGLLGGLFSKPTQNQVNQNGYQPGQPGAQRGMVPIPGRPQGPQQQQQQPYGPQGPMGGPRFRGPVPGQLNMQGQQMQGQMQGQMQGQMPGQMPGQMPGQMPGQMPGQMPGQMPGQMMGPRGPLNQQQQQQQQQQQMQQGQMMPGQQPGQQQTQPGQPGQPGQMPGAQKKPRYFVAMFDYDPSTMSPNPDGCDEELPFQEGDTIKVFGDKDADGFYWGELRGRRGYVPHNMVSEVEDTTASMTAGGQMPGQMPGQMPGQMGQGQGVSVGGTAQVMPGQSAPQQSMRNVSRDRWGDIYANMPVKRMIALYDYDPQELSPNVDAEQVELCFKTGEIILVYGDMDEDGFYMGELDGVRGLVPSNFLADAPDQYNNQMGPGGVAGRGGLSQRGRGQGPGARGPPPPPRDNMMPGMGGRGQPGKNARPASPTLLDNTGHPAPDHQTQGMIGRVGNVGLQQQQQQQQQQQQQQQLQQQQQQYGQQQTQMGQQHQQQQQMGQPGMMGQQQMGQPMGQQMRQQMGQMGQQMGQQQMGQQQQQQPPTTQAQTGGLFSGATSLLSGATSAATGGLFGSKQPPKTDPMQPQGGVQPAQQQANAFGAQQPGMGMQQQGGMQQGMQPGMQQGMQQGMQQGMQQGMQQGLQQGMQPGMQQQQQQPQQVPPQAQAPPPGPGAGLLGGLKGIAAAAPGGDVLSKGKDLFGKFGFGFGK; encoded by the exons ATGCATTTATGTGAATTTCCCAGCGCAAACGTGGAAGAGGAAAACAGGCGACCtgaaaaagcagcagcagcagcaagcaaGAAGCAGAAGCACAAGCAGCAAAAAAG TCGTCCGAGGGGCAGCCACAGCATGCCGTACGAGTCGATGCACCATCATCAGTCGGCGGCCGCTGCCGTGGCCGCTGGCACCACCCCCAACGGAATGCTGGACGCCCTCAGCCTGCAGCTGCGCGATGCCGAGATGCGGCGCACGGAGATCGAGCGGGCGCATCAG GAAACCCTGGCACAAATACGCAATCTGAGCGGCAGCGCACGTCCCGATGCCGAGGCGGTGGAGAACCTGCAGTCGAGAGCCCGGGAACTGGAAAAGAAG GTTGCGCTGGAAAATGTGCGCTGCGAGGAGCTGCAAATCGAACTGACCTCGGCTCTGAAGGCCAAACAGGCATCCCGCTCGGCCTGCTCCGGAATGGGCGGCGTGTCCTCCGGTGGCGGCGCAACTATTCCTACATCGGCCAGCAGCTCCACCGTCACTTGGGCACCGACAATCAGCCACCAGGACCAAGGAACCGAGATCGATATCATAATGGCAAAGATTGAGCAG GATAACCGCGTGCTGGCCGAGCTGGAGCAGCCGCGCACCTCGGCCAGCGCCAGCATGTCAGCATTGCCGCCCAGTTCCATGTTGAGCACGGTAAATAGCGAATTTAGAACCATATCAAAGAGTG AACTCGAAGAAGAACTGAACCGCTACAAAAgagcagttttgggcggaggcggaggcggaggcggaggaggaggaggaggtggcggTGGGATGTCCGCCCTGTCCTCCGGCTACTCGAGCCTGCCGCAATCGCTGGCCTCCACGCTGCCCAATGGAGGGGCCAGCACCAGCTTGAGCGGCACCAGCCTTGGCTCGCACAGCGcggccgccgctgctgccgcccaCAGTGTATCCGCTGGACCGGGAGGCGTGGtcggtggcggcggtggccaAGGCGGCCTATCATCCATATCGGCCCTGGTGCCCAACTCAATCAGCGGCATATCCTCGAGTCTGAGCAGCCATGCCATTCAATCCATGCAATACGGCACCGGACAGACGTCCGTGGAGAAACTGCTGAGCGGAACTAGTGGAATCACTGGCATTCCACCCCTGCCGGTAAATATTCACACGATGAAGGCTATGCCGACGGCATTAAGTCAG AGCACAACCATGCCCCTCCTGTCACTCAACTCGCATAACCTGCCGCCCGCCGGCTCGACCAGCTACTCGGCACTGGGCGCCGGTGGCGGCACCTCGCTGACGCACCCGACCATGGCCAATCTGGGCCTGCTGGACACCGGCACCCTACTGGGTACCGCCGGCTTGAGCGGATTGGGCGTGGGCCCAGGTGTCGGCGGCATCACTGGCGCCACATCTCTGTATGGCCTgagcggcggcggaggagccgGTGGCCTGGGCAGCTCCTATGGCCCGCCCTTTCTGGATGTTGCGTCGAGCGCCTCGTATCCATTCACCGCGGCCGCCCTGCGACAGGCttccaaaatgaaaatgctgGACGAGATCGACATACCGCTGACGCGGTACAACCGCAGCTCGCCCTGCTCACCCATTCCGCCGAACAACTGGGGACTGGACGAGTTCACCGACGGCCTCAGTGTCTCCATGATGCACAACCGCGGCGGCCTGGCACTGGGTGCCCTGGATTTGGACA CTCGCAATCATGGCCTGAATGGAGCGAGTGAACCGCAGGTGGATATGCTCGATATTCCTGGAAAGGGCCGCTGCTGTGTGTTCATAGCCCGATTTCCCTATGATCCTCCAGA TGTTCATAATGAATTCCTTTCCATGCCTTGCAGGGAGGCTGAGGGCGAGCTCTCCCTGTGCGCCGGCGACTATCTGCTGGTGTGGACCAGTGGTGAGCCCCAAGGTGGCTACCTGGATGCGGAGCTGCTGGACGGGCGCCGCGGCCTCGTTCCGGCCTCCTTTGTGCAGCGCTTAGTAG GCGACGACCTGCTGGAGTTCCACCAGGCGGTGCTGTCGACGCTGCGCGATGCCGAGGACGGATCGATGCAGTGCGACACCACGTCGCTGCCCTCCTTGCCGCCGCACAACCCATtgctcacacacacccacgaGGATCTGGCTCGCTTGAGTGAGACGCACACCGATCTGGAGCACGACCAGGACGACATCAGTGACAATG TTCCAGCACCCAAGCACTTGACGCTGGAACGGCAGCTGAACAAGAGCGTGCTCATTGGCTGGTCGCCGCCGGAGCCAGTGGGCTACAACCTCATCGACAGCTACCACGTCTACGTGGACGGCGTGCTCAAGGTCACCGTGAAGGCCAACGAACGCACACGCGCGCTAATCGAGGGCGTTGACTCCACGCGG CCGCATCGCATCAGCGTGCGGAGCGTGACCCAGAACCGGCAGACATCGCGGGATGCCGCCTGCACGATGATCATCGGGCGGGACACCGCTCACCTGGGCCCCTCGGCGGTGCGCGCCTCGCACATAACTTGTTCCTCGGCGGTCATCTCGTGGCTGCCGGCCAACTCGAACCACCAGCACGTGGTGTGTGTAAACAATGTGGAGGTGCGCACCGTCAAGCCGGGCATGTACAGGCACACGATCACCGGCCTGGCGCCGAGCACCCAATACCGGGTGACGGTGCGGGCCAAGCACCTGCGGGCCGTGGGCCAGCACGCGGCGAATGTGGGCCAGAGTGTGGTCGGTGCTGGGCGGCCGGGACAGGAGGAGGCGCCCGGTGCATACGCCGACTTCCGCACTTTGACCAAGGGCCTGCCCGATCCGCCGCAGGAGATCCAGCTAGAGGCCGGTCCGCAGGATGGTACCATTCTGGTGACATGGCAGCCGGTTAACAGGCCCACCTCAACGGGGCCTGTAACCGGCTATGCTGTGTACGCCGATGGTAAGAAGGTCACCGACATCAACTCGCCCACCGGCGACCACGCCCTCATCGACATCGGCAAACTGGGCGTCTTCAATCCTCGTGCCGTCACCATACGCACCAAGTCCCGCGACTCCCAGTCGGCGGACAGTGCGCCCATTTTGATACCAA ATACTGTGCGCAATGCGGTGGCTCGCCGGGGTCCCAATCAGATGGGCATGGGTCCGCAGTTGCCGCAGGGACCGCACGGGATGCCggtgcagcagcagatggGCGGAATGCCCGGCCAGCCGGGTCAGCAGGGTCAGCACATGATGGgtgggcagcagcaggatcacGGCCAGTACGATCCCAaccagatgcagcagcagggcATGCAGCCGGGTCAGCCGGGTCAACCGGGTCATCAG CCCGACGGAGGCTCCGGATTGTTAGGTGGCCTGCTCGGTGGCCTCTTCTCGAAACCCACACAGAATCAAGTGAACCAGAAT gGCTATCAGCCAGGCCAACCAGGAGCGCAGCGGGGCATGGTCCCGATTCCAGGAAGACCGCAGGgaccacagcaacagcagcagcagccctaCGGACCCCAGGGTCCCATGGGTGGGCCACGCTTTCGAGGACCAGTTCCCGGCCAGCTTAACATGCAGGGCCAGCAGATGCAGGGGCAGATGCAAGGGCAGATGCAAGGACAGATGCCAGGTCAGATGCCGGGTCAGATGCCGGGTCAAATGCCTGGTCAGATGCCGGGTCAGATGCCCGGTCAGATGCCTGGCCAGATGATGGGACCACGAGGACCGctcaaccagcagcagcaacagcaacagcagcagcagcagatgcagcaggGCCAGATGATGCCCGGCCAGCAGCCAGGACAACAGCAGACACAGCCCGGCCAGCCGGGACAACCGGGTCAGATGCCCGGAGCACAGAAGAAGCCCCGCTACTTTGTGGCCATGTTCGACTACGACCCATCCACGATGAGTCCCAATCCCGATGGCTGCGACGAAGAGCTGCCCTTCCAGGAGGGCGACACGATCAAG GTATTTGGTGATAAGGATGCCGATGGCTTCTACTGGGGCGAGCTGCGCGGTCGCAGGGGCTATGTGCCGCACAACATGGTCTCCGAGGTGGAGGACACCACCGCCTCCATGACCGCCGGTGGCCAGATGCCCGGTCAGATGCCTGGCCAGATGCCCGGCCAGATGGGCCAGGGTCAGGGAGTGAGCGTGGGTGGCACCGCCCAGGTGATGCCCGGCCAGAGTGCTCCGCAGCAGAGCATGCGGAACGTGAGTCGCGACCGCTGGGGTGACATCTATGCCAACATGCCCGTGAAGCGGATGATCGCGCTCTACGACTACGATCCCCAGGAGTTGAGTCCCAATGTGGATGCCGAG CAGGTGGAATTGTGTTTCAAGACGGGCGAAATCATACTCGTTTACGGTGATATGGATGAAGACGGTTTCTACATGGGCGAGCTGGACGGCGTGCGCGGCCTGGTGCCGTCGAACTTCCTGGCGGACGCGCCCGACCAGTACAACAACCAGATGGGTCCCGGCGGAGTGGCCGGCCGCGGCGGGCTGAGCCAGAGGGGCAGGGGTCAGGGGCCAGGAGCGAGGGGGCCGCCGCCCCCGCCACGTGACAACATGATGCCCGGAATGGGCGGTCGCGGCCAGCCGGGCAAAA ATGCTCGCCCTGCTTCCCCTACACTGTTAGACAACACGGGCCATCCTGCCCCCGATCACCAAACGCAG GGGATGATCGGTCGCGTTGGTAATGTCgggctgcagcagcaacagcagcaacagcagcagcagcagcagcagcagcaactccaacagcagcagcagcagtatgGTCAGCAACAGACGCAGATGGgacagcagcatcagcaacagcagcaaatggGACAACCTGGAATGATGGGTCAGCAGCAGATGGGCCAGCCGATGGGTCAGCAGATGAGACAGCAGATGGGTCAAATGGGTCAGCAGATGGGTCAGCAGCAGAtgggacagcagcagcagcaacagccgccGACGACACAGGCGCAAACGGGCGGACTATTCTCCGGCGCGACTAGCCTGCTCTCTGGTGCTACCTCGGCTGCCACCGGTGGTCTATTTGGGTCGAAGCAACCGCCCAAGACGGATCCAATGCAACCACAAGGTGGTGTGCAGCCAGCGCAGCAACAAGCAAACGCCTTTGGTGCCCAGCAGCCTGGCATGGGCATGCAGCAGCAGGGGGGGATGCAGCAAGGGATGCAGCCCGGAATGCAGCAGGGCATGCAGCAGGGGATGCAGCAAGGGATGCAGCAGGGGATGCAGCAGGGCTTGCAGCAGGGGATGCAGCCCGGaatgcagcaacagcagcagcagccacaacaagtGCCACCGCAAGCCCAGGCGCCGCCTCCAGGACCGGGCGCCGGATTGCTGGGCGGGCTCAAGGGCATCGCGGCAGCGGCGCCCGGCGGCGATGTCCTGTCGAAAGGCAAAGATCTCTTCGGAAAATTCGGGTTCGGCTTTGGCAAATAA
- the LOC6537178 gene encoding uncharacterized protein LOC6537178 isoform X5, translating into MHLCEFPSANVEEENRRPEKAAAAASKKQKHKQQKSRPRGSHSMPYESMHHHQSAAAAVAAGTTPNGMLDALSLQLRDAEMRRTEIERAHQETLAQIRNLSGSARPDAEAVENLQSRARELEKKVALENVRCEELQIELTSALKAKQASRSACSGMGGVSSGGGATIPTSASSSTVTWAPTISHQDQGTEIDIIMAKIEQDNRVLAELEQPRTSASASMSALPPSSMLSTVNSEFRTISKSELEEELNRYKRAVLGGGGGGGGGGGGGGGGMSALSSGYSSLPQSLASTLPNGGASTSLSGTSLGSHSAAAAAAAHSVSAGPGGVVGGGGGQGGLSSISALVPNSISGISSSLSSHAIQSMQYGTGQTSVEKLLSGTSGITGIPPLPSTTMPLLSLNSHNLPPAGSTSYSALGAGGGTSLTHPTMANLGLLDTGTLLGTAGLSGLGVGPGVGGITGATSLYGLSGGGGAGGLGSSYGPPFLDVASSASYPFTAAALRQASKMKMLDEIDIPLTRYNRSSPCSPIPPNNWGLDEFTDGLSVSMMHNRGGLALGALDLDTRNHGLNGASEPQVDMLDIPGKGRCCVFIARFPYDPPDVHNEFLSMPCREAEGELSLCAGDYLLVWTSGEPQGGYLDAELLDGRRGLVPASFVQRLVGDDLLEFHQAVLSTLRDAEDGSMQCDTTSLPSLPPHNPLLTHTHEDLARLSETHTDLEHDQDDISDNVPAPKHLTLERQLNKSVLIGWSPPEPVGYNLIDSYHVYVDGVLKVTVKANERTRALIEGVDSTRPHRISVRSVTQNRQTSRDAACTMIIGRDTAHLGPSAVRASHITCSSAVISWLPANSNHQHVVCVNNVEVRTVKPGMYRHTITGLAPSTQYRVTVRAKHLRAVGQHAANVGQSVVGAGRPGQEEAPGAYADFRTLTKGLPDPPQEIQLEAGPQDGTILVTWQPVNRPTSTGPVTGYAVYADGKKVTDINSPTGDHALIDIGKLGVFNPRAVTIRTKSRDSQSADSAPILIPNTVRNAVARRGPNQMGMGPQLPQGPHGMPVQQQMGGMPGQPGQQGQHMMGGQQQDHGQYDPNQMQQQGMQPGQPGQPGHQPDGGSGLLGGLLGGLFSKPTQNQVNQNGYQPGQPGAQRGMVPIPGRPQGPQQQQQQPYGPQGPMGGPRFRGPVPGQLNMQGQQMQGQMQGQMQGQMPGQMPGQMPGQMPGQMPGQMPGQMPGQMMGPRGPLNQQQQQQQQQQQMQQGQMMPGQQPGQQQTQPGQPGQPGQMPGAQKKPRYFVAMFDYDPSTMSPNPDGCDEELPFQEGDTIKVFGDKDADGFYWGELRGRRGYVPHNMVSEVEDTTASMTAGGQMPGQMPGQMPGQMGQGQGVSVGGTAQVMPGQSAPQQSMRNVSRDRWGDIYANMPVKRMIALYDYDPQELSPNVDAEQVELCFKTGEIILVYGDMDEDGFYMGELDGVRGLVPSNFLADAPDQYNNQMGPGGVAGRGGLSQRGRGQGPGARGPPPPPRDNMMPGMGGRGQPGKNARPASPTLLDNTGHPAPDHQTQGMIGRVGNVGLQQQQQQQQQQQQQQQLQQQQQQYGQQQTQMGQQHQQQQQMGQPGMMGQQQMGQPMGQQMRQQMGQMGQQMGQQQMGQQQQQQPPTTQAQTGGLFSGATSLLSGATSAATGGLFGSKQPPKTDPMQPQGGVQPAQQQANAFGAQQPGMGMQQQGGMQQGMQPGMQQGMQQGMQQGMQQGMQQGLQQGMQPGMQQQQQQPQQVPPQAQAPPPGPGAGLLGGLKGIAAAAPGGDVLSKGKDLFGKFGFGFGK; encoded by the exons ATGCATTTATGTGAATTTCCCAGCGCAAACGTGGAAGAGGAAAACAGGCGACCtgaaaaagcagcagcagcagcaagcaaGAAGCAGAAGCACAAGCAGCAAAAAAG TCGTCCGAGGGGCAGCCACAGCATGCCGTACGAGTCGATGCACCATCATCAGTCGGCGGCCGCTGCCGTGGCCGCTGGCACCACCCCCAACGGAATGCTGGACGCCCTCAGCCTGCAGCTGCGCGATGCCGAGATGCGGCGCACGGAGATCGAGCGGGCGCATCAG GAAACCCTGGCACAAATACGCAATCTGAGCGGCAGCGCACGTCCCGATGCCGAGGCGGTGGAGAACCTGCAGTCGAGAGCCCGGGAACTGGAAAAGAAG GTTGCGCTGGAAAATGTGCGCTGCGAGGAGCTGCAAATCGAACTGACCTCGGCTCTGAAGGCCAAACAGGCATCCCGCTCGGCCTGCTCCGGAATGGGCGGCGTGTCCTCCGGTGGCGGCGCAACTATTCCTACATCGGCCAGCAGCTCCACCGTCACTTGGGCACCGACAATCAGCCACCAGGACCAAGGAACCGAGATCGATATCATAATGGCAAAGATTGAGCAG GATAACCGCGTGCTGGCCGAGCTGGAGCAGCCGCGCACCTCGGCCAGCGCCAGCATGTCAGCATTGCCGCCCAGTTCCATGTTGAGCACGGTAAATAGCGAATTTAGAACCATATCAAAGAGTG AACTCGAAGAAGAACTGAACCGCTACAAAAgagcagttttgggcggaggcggaggcggaggcggaggaggaggaggaggtggcggTGGGATGTCCGCCCTGTCCTCCGGCTACTCGAGCCTGCCGCAATCGCTGGCCTCCACGCTGCCCAATGGAGGGGCCAGCACCAGCTTGAGCGGCACCAGCCTTGGCTCGCACAGCGcggccgccgctgctgccgcccaCAGTGTATCCGCTGGACCGGGAGGCGTGGtcggtggcggcggtggccaAGGCGGCCTATCATCCATATCGGCCCTGGTGCCCAACTCAATCAGCGGCATATCCTCGAGTCTGAGCAGCCATGCCATTCAATCCATGCAATACGGCACCGGACAGACGTCCGTGGAGAAACTGCTGAGCGGAACTAGTGGAATCACTGGCATTCCACCCCTGCCG AGCACAACCATGCCCCTCCTGTCACTCAACTCGCATAACCTGCCGCCCGCCGGCTCGACCAGCTACTCGGCACTGGGCGCCGGTGGCGGCACCTCGCTGACGCACCCGACCATGGCCAATCTGGGCCTGCTGGACACCGGCACCCTACTGGGTACCGCCGGCTTGAGCGGATTGGGCGTGGGCCCAGGTGTCGGCGGCATCACTGGCGCCACATCTCTGTATGGCCTgagcggcggcggaggagccgGTGGCCTGGGCAGCTCCTATGGCCCGCCCTTTCTGGATGTTGCGTCGAGCGCCTCGTATCCATTCACCGCGGCCGCCCTGCGACAGGCttccaaaatgaaaatgctgGACGAGATCGACATACCGCTGACGCGGTACAACCGCAGCTCGCCCTGCTCACCCATTCCGCCGAACAACTGGGGACTGGACGAGTTCACCGACGGCCTCAGTGTCTCCATGATGCACAACCGCGGCGGCCTGGCACTGGGTGCCCTGGATTTGGACA CTCGCAATCATGGCCTGAATGGAGCGAGTGAACCGCAGGTGGATATGCTCGATATTCCTGGAAAGGGCCGCTGCTGTGTGTTCATAGCCCGATTTCCCTATGATCCTCCAGA TGTTCATAATGAATTCCTTTCCATGCCTTGCAGGGAGGCTGAGGGCGAGCTCTCCCTGTGCGCCGGCGACTATCTGCTGGTGTGGACCAGTGGTGAGCCCCAAGGTGGCTACCTGGATGCGGAGCTGCTGGACGGGCGCCGCGGCCTCGTTCCGGCCTCCTTTGTGCAGCGCTTAGTAG GCGACGACCTGCTGGAGTTCCACCAGGCGGTGCTGTCGACGCTGCGCGATGCCGAGGACGGATCGATGCAGTGCGACACCACGTCGCTGCCCTCCTTGCCGCCGCACAACCCATtgctcacacacacccacgaGGATCTGGCTCGCTTGAGTGAGACGCACACCGATCTGGAGCACGACCAGGACGACATCAGTGACAATG TTCCAGCACCCAAGCACTTGACGCTGGAACGGCAGCTGAACAAGAGCGTGCTCATTGGCTGGTCGCCGCCGGAGCCAGTGGGCTACAACCTCATCGACAGCTACCACGTCTACGTGGACGGCGTGCTCAAGGTCACCGTGAAGGCCAACGAACGCACACGCGCGCTAATCGAGGGCGTTGACTCCACGCGG CCGCATCGCATCAGCGTGCGGAGCGTGACCCAGAACCGGCAGACATCGCGGGATGCCGCCTGCACGATGATCATCGGGCGGGACACCGCTCACCTGGGCCCCTCGGCGGTGCGCGCCTCGCACATAACTTGTTCCTCGGCGGTCATCTCGTGGCTGCCGGCCAACTCGAACCACCAGCACGTGGTGTGTGTAAACAATGTGGAGGTGCGCACCGTCAAGCCGGGCATGTACAGGCACACGATCACCGGCCTGGCGCCGAGCACCCAATACCGGGTGACGGTGCGGGCCAAGCACCTGCGGGCCGTGGGCCAGCACGCGGCGAATGTGGGCCAGAGTGTGGTCGGTGCTGGGCGGCCGGGACAGGAGGAGGCGCCCGGTGCATACGCCGACTTCCGCACTTTGACCAAGGGCCTGCCCGATCCGCCGCAGGAGATCCAGCTAGAGGCCGGTCCGCAGGATGGTACCATTCTGGTGACATGGCAGCCGGTTAACAGGCCCACCTCAACGGGGCCTGTAACCGGCTATGCTGTGTACGCCGATGGTAAGAAGGTCACCGACATCAACTCGCCCACCGGCGACCACGCCCTCATCGACATCGGCAAACTGGGCGTCTTCAATCCTCGTGCCGTCACCATACGCACCAAGTCCCGCGACTCCCAGTCGGCGGACAGTGCGCCCATTTTGATACCAA ATACTGTGCGCAATGCGGTGGCTCGCCGGGGTCCCAATCAGATGGGCATGGGTCCGCAGTTGCCGCAGGGACCGCACGGGATGCCggtgcagcagcagatggGCGGAATGCCCGGCCAGCCGGGTCAGCAGGGTCAGCACATGATGGgtgggcagcagcaggatcacGGCCAGTACGATCCCAaccagatgcagcagcagggcATGCAGCCGGGTCAGCCGGGTCAACCGGGTCATCAG CCCGACGGAGGCTCCGGATTGTTAGGTGGCCTGCTCGGTGGCCTCTTCTCGAAACCCACACAGAATCAAGTGAACCAGAAT gGCTATCAGCCAGGCCAACCAGGAGCGCAGCGGGGCATGGTCCCGATTCCAGGAAGACCGCAGGgaccacagcaacagcagcagcagccctaCGGACCCCAGGGTCCCATGGGTGGGCCACGCTTTCGAGGACCAGTTCCCGGCCAGCTTAACATGCAGGGCCAGCAGATGCAGGGGCAGATGCAAGGGCAGATGCAAGGACAGATGCCAGGTCAGATGCCGGGTCAGATGCCGGGTCAAATGCCTGGTCAGATGCCGGGTCAGATGCCCGGTCAGATGCCTGGCCAGATGATGGGACCACGAGGACCGctcaaccagcagcagcaacagcaacagcagcagcagcagatgcagcaggGCCAGATGATGCCCGGCCAGCAGCCAGGACAACAGCAGACACAGCCCGGCCAGCCGGGACAACCGGGTCAGATGCCCGGAGCACAGAAGAAGCCCCGCTACTTTGTGGCCATGTTCGACTACGACCCATCCACGATGAGTCCCAATCCCGATGGCTGCGACGAAGAGCTGCCCTTCCAGGAGGGCGACACGATCAAG GTATTTGGTGATAAGGATGCCGATGGCTTCTACTGGGGCGAGCTGCGCGGTCGCAGGGGCTATGTGCCGCACAACATGGTCTCCGAGGTGGAGGACACCACCGCCTCCATGACCGCCGGTGGCCAGATGCCCGGTCAGATGCCTGGCCAGATGCCCGGCCAGATGGGCCAGGGTCAGGGAGTGAGCGTGGGTGGCACCGCCCAGGTGATGCCCGGCCAGAGTGCTCCGCAGCAGAGCATGCGGAACGTGAGTCGCGACCGCTGGGGTGACATCTATGCCAACATGCCCGTGAAGCGGATGATCGCGCTCTACGACTACGATCCCCAGGAGTTGAGTCCCAATGTGGATGCCGAG CAGGTGGAATTGTGTTTCAAGACGGGCGAAATCATACTCGTTTACGGTGATATGGATGAAGACGGTTTCTACATGGGCGAGCTGGACGGCGTGCGCGGCCTGGTGCCGTCGAACTTCCTGGCGGACGCGCCCGACCAGTACAACAACCAGATGGGTCCCGGCGGAGTGGCCGGCCGCGGCGGGCTGAGCCAGAGGGGCAGGGGTCAGGGGCCAGGAGCGAGGGGGCCGCCGCCCCCGCCACGTGACAACATGATGCCCGGAATGGGCGGTCGCGGCCAGCCGGGCAAAA ATGCTCGCCCTGCTTCCCCTACACTGTTAGACAACACGGGCCATCCTGCCCCCGATCACCAAACGCAG GGGATGATCGGTCGCGTTGGTAATGTCgggctgcagcagcaacagcagcaacagcagcagcagcagcagcagcagcaactccaacagcagcagcagcagtatgGTCAGCAACAGACGCAGATGGgacagcagcatcagcaacagcagcaaatggGACAACCTGGAATGATGGGTCAGCAGCAGATGGGCCAGCCGATGGGTCAGCAGATGAGACAGCAGATGGGTCAAATGGGTCAGCAGATGGGTCAGCAGCAGAtgggacagcagcagcagcaacagccgccGACGACACAGGCGCAAACGGGCGGACTATTCTCCGGCGCGACTAGCCTGCTCTCTGGTGCTACCTCGGCTGCCACCGGTGGTCTATTTGGGTCGAAGCAACCGCCCAAGACGGATCCAATGCAACCACAAGGTGGTGTGCAGCCAGCGCAGCAACAAGCAAACGCCTTTGGTGCCCAGCAGCCTGGCATGGGCATGCAGCAGCAGGGGGGGATGCAGCAAGGGATGCAGCCCGGAATGCAGCAGGGCATGCAGCAGGGGATGCAGCAAGGGATGCAGCAGGGGATGCAGCAGGGCTTGCAGCAGGGGATGCAGCCCGGaatgcagcaacagcagcagcagccacaacaagtGCCACCGCAAGCCCAGGCGCCGCCTCCAGGACCGGGCGCCGGATTGCTGGGCGGGCTCAAGGGCATCGCGGCAGCGGCGCCCGGCGGCGATGTCCTGTCGAAAGGCAAAGATCTCTTCGGAAAATTCGGGTTCGGCTTTGGCAAATAA